In the genome of Candidatus Moraniibacteriota bacterium, one region contains:
- a CDS encoding LamG domain-containing protein, producing MRRVSILSSRGSILAYSLILLGIVLVASIGMMSASVTNLKSVSSNDKSVSAFQIADSASQIAIRLLNDTSSGTLKDMVEPDTSCPGGSAAAMEDGNFLGGSYRIVFLDVDGQMLKCGDDVSDVVSVKSVGTYGDTVRAVQAAAMSGSKLLGWWKFNDGSGVTAVNEASSRGNGTLGGSSLPIWGDGPPNYTLDFSGADGEVTMANESDFDLKRTISISLWFRVDNFPSGSGWAPLVSKMDSSGSDASQNYSVWINGLKFVHLTSSSSSGTQACSDTKDILNTGTWYHYVGVIDRDSGSMKRYVDGNLVLPGLTTHHCSGAGVFTSGDAQENNNPVKVGGKFGSFDSFDGKIDDVRIYNGLLSSTDVSLLYDSGNGRE from the coding sequence ATGCGTCGCGTTTCAATACTGTCTTCTCGAGGTTCGATTCTCGCATACTCACTCATCTTGCTCGGCATTGTTCTGGTTGCTTCAATCGGAATGATGTCAGCATCAGTCACGAACCTCAAATCTGTTTCTTCCAATGATAAATCCGTTAGTGCTTTTCAGATAGCTGATTCGGCATCTCAGATTGCGATACGGCTGCTCAATGACACGTCGAGTGGAACCTTGAAGGACATGGTTGAGCCTGACACAAGTTGTCCAGGCGGAAGTGCCGCAGCTATGGAAGATGGGAATTTTCTCGGTGGGAGCTACCGGATTGTCTTTTTAGATGTTGATGGGCAGATGCTGAAATGTGGTGACGACGTGTCTGATGTTGTCTCGGTGAAGTCGGTTGGAACCTATGGTGATACGGTGCGAGCCGTTCAGGCGGCGGCAATGAGTGGATCGAAGCTCCTCGGATGGTGGAAATTCAATGATGGATCTGGGGTGACGGCAGTGAATGAAGCGTCGAGTAGGGGAAATGGTACGCTTGGAGGTTCGTCTCTTCCGATCTGGGGGGATGGTCCGCCAAATTACACTTTGGATTTCAGTGGGGCGGACGGAGAGGTGACGATGGCAAATGAGTCGGATTTTGATTTGAAGCGTACAATAAGTATATCGCTCTGGTTTCGAGTGGATAATTTTCCATCGGGATCTGGGTGGGCGCCGCTTGTGTCGAAGATGGACTCGTCCGGATCTGATGCCTCTCAAAATTACTCGGTGTGGATTAATGGGCTCAAATTTGTTCACCTGACATCATCAAGTAGTTCCGGTACGCAAGCGTGTTCGGATACAAAGGACATTTTAAATACGGGAACATGGTATCACTACGTTGGTGTCATTGACCGGGATTCAGGCAGTATGAAACGCTATGTTGACGGCAATCTGGTTCTTCCTGGATTGACCACACACCATTGTTCCGGGGCGGGAGTGTTCACGTCCGGGGATGCTCAGGAGAATAACAACCCAGTAAAAGTAGGTGGGAAATTTGGCAGCTTCGATTCGTTTGACGGAAAGATAGATGATGTCCGTATCTATAATGGACTCCTGTCTTCAACGGATGTCTCCTTGTTATACGACAGTGGAAATGGAAGGGAGTAA
- the sufS gene encoding SufS family cysteine desulfurase, translated as MIHPETIRKDFPVFTNQPDLIYLDSAATSLKPRVVIEKEREYLEEYPANISRGLYGLSNRATQEYEATRDAVAQWIGAERKEIVFTKGTTESINLLAATLGNTISRNSSIVVTGMDHHANFLPWQALAQRTGASFRVVPVSQLGEIDMATLSSYIDTATKIFAFPHISNVLGSISPVKELADAVHALAPEAKIVLDAAQAAPHMALDARTLGVDFLAFSAHKCFGPTGVGILWGKYSLLNTLPPFQYGGDMVENARIERSTFKEAPHRFEAGTPNISGVIAFRAAIEYMQSLDREGVRKHEHVLTEYALHTLRSTFPDIRILGPDENMERGSLISFSLPDIHPHDLAESLATENICIRAGAHCAHPIHSMLGIPATARMSFSIYNSKEDIDRAIAGIEKAQHFYRHPERM; from the coding sequence ATGATTCATCCGGAAACAATTCGAAAAGATTTCCCCGTATTCACGAATCAGCCCGATCTGATCTATCTCGACTCAGCAGCCACATCATTGAAGCCACGGGTTGTCATCGAAAAAGAACGCGAGTACCTCGAAGAATACCCCGCAAACATATCTCGCGGACTCTACGGACTTTCAAATCGTGCCACGCAAGAGTATGAAGCAACGCGAGATGCAGTCGCGCAATGGATCGGTGCCGAGAGGAAAGAAATCGTCTTCACCAAAGGAACCACCGAATCCATAAATCTCCTTGCAGCGACGCTCGGCAACACAATCTCAAGAAACAGCTCCATTGTTGTCACTGGCATGGATCACCATGCAAACTTTCTCCCCTGGCAAGCACTCGCACAGAGAACAGGCGCATCATTCCGCGTCGTACCGGTTTCGCAATTGGGAGAGATCGATATGGCAACGCTCTCATCCTATATCGATACGGCCACAAAAATCTTCGCGTTTCCGCATATCTCAAACGTATTGGGATCCATCTCGCCGGTCAAAGAGTTGGCAGATGCTGTCCACGCACTCGCACCCGAGGCAAAAATCGTACTTGATGCCGCGCAAGCCGCTCCGCACATGGCTCTCGATGCACGAACGCTCGGCGTAGATTTTCTCGCCTTCTCCGCACACAAATGTTTCGGTCCGACCGGTGTCGGCATTCTCTGGGGAAAATATTCTCTCCTCAATACGCTTCCACCCTTTCAATATGGCGGCGATATGGTGGAAAACGCTCGAATCGAAAGGTCAACTTTCAAAGAAGCGCCCCATCGATTCGAAGCCGGCACACCAAATATCTCCGGTGTCATCGCATTTCGCGCCGCCATCGAATACATGCAATCTCTCGATAGAGAAGGGGTTCGAAAGCATGAACACGTACTTACCGAATACGCCCTACACACACTCCGATCAACATTTCCGGATATCCGCATCCTCGGTCCGGACGAGAATATGGAACGCGGAAGCCTCATCTCGTTTTCGCTTCCCGACATTCATCCGCACGACCTCGCCGAATCGCTAGCCACAGAAAACATATGCATCCGTGCCGGAGCCCACTGCGCGCATCCGATCCATTCGATGCTGGGGATTCCGGCAACCGCACGCATGAGCTTCTCGATATACAATTCGAAAGAGGATATCGATCGGGCTATAGCGGGAATAGAGAAAGCTCAACATTTCTATCGCCACCCTGAAAGAATGTAA
- a CDS encoding 2-oxoacid:acceptor oxidoreductase subunit alpha, which translates to MHSSHNEISVVLAGAAGKGVQTVEGILLSVLKSERYPVFASKEYMSRVRGGSNSTEIRIGGRRPRAYVRSMDICFPFDKAAFEHIRRRVTPETLILADEHLVASGMDHSVVHVPISSIATGLGNPLFENTVAAGVVLGILGVNIYGLDEYLRERFAKKDDNVIEGNIEAGKQGYKIGQHLAYAENLELHIAQDVRVKEEVILDGTEAIALGAIAGGCSFIASYPMSPSTGVLQFLAKESAAFGIAVEQAEDEIAAINMGLGASYAGARAMVTTSGGGFALMCEGVSLSGMMELPIVIHIAQRPGPATGLPTRTEQGDLELALYSGHGEFPRAIFAPGTHEEAFEMMRQAFHMAEKWQSPIFFLSDQYFLDTVATVSQDAFTFSSETREIVETSKEYERYVLTESGVSPRGIPGWGAGIVVVDSDEHTEDGHLTERLDMRVLMMDKRLKKLEGMIADVLSPVLTGNKDAETMLVGWGSTFGAIAEALEKSGRTDIAHLHFRQVYPLPANVKELFKNVKNIVVIENNYSGQFASLLEKHGLPVSERMVKYDGEPFSVEEIAEKIKNQE; encoded by the coding sequence ATGCACAGTTCTCATAACGAAATTTCCGTAGTGCTTGCCGGCGCCGCGGGAAAAGGAGTACAAACGGTTGAAGGGATACTACTTTCGGTCTTGAAGAGCGAAAGGTATCCTGTTTTCGCGTCCAAAGAGTATATGTCGCGGGTTCGCGGTGGATCAAATTCAACCGAAATCCGCATTGGCGGAAGGAGACCCCGCGCATATGTTCGGTCAATGGATATTTGCTTCCCGTTTGACAAAGCGGCGTTTGAACATATACGGCGGAGAGTAACGCCGGAAACGCTCATTCTTGCCGATGAACATTTGGTGGCCAGCGGAATGGATCACTCAGTTGTGCATGTACCGATATCATCCATCGCAACAGGGCTCGGGAATCCGCTTTTTGAGAATACAGTTGCGGCGGGTGTGGTGCTTGGGATTTTGGGGGTGAATATTTACGGCCTTGATGAATATCTTCGGGAACGATTTGCCAAGAAGGATGACAACGTCATCGAAGGAAATATTGAGGCGGGGAAACAGGGGTATAAAATTGGGCAGCATCTCGCTTACGCGGAGAATTTGGAATTGCATATTGCGCAGGATGTGCGAGTGAAAGAGGAGGTGATACTTGACGGGACGGAAGCGATTGCTTTGGGGGCGATTGCCGGCGGATGCAGTTTTATCGCTTCCTACCCAATGTCGCCCTCAACGGGCGTTTTGCAATTTCTTGCCAAAGAATCCGCAGCGTTTGGCATTGCGGTTGAGCAGGCGGAGGACGAGATTGCGGCGATCAATATGGGGCTTGGCGCGAGTTATGCTGGGGCACGAGCGATGGTGACGACTTCTGGCGGCGGTTTTGCGCTTATGTGTGAAGGGGTGAGCCTTTCCGGGATGATGGAGTTGCCGATTGTCATCCATATTGCGCAGCGTCCGGGACCGGCAACGGGACTCCCGACGCGAACTGAGCAGGGAGATTTGGAACTCGCGCTCTATTCGGGGCATGGAGAATTTCCGCGCGCGATTTTTGCGCCGGGGACGCACGAGGAAGCATTTGAAATGATGCGACAGGCATTTCATATGGCGGAAAAATGGCAATCCCCGATCTTCTTTTTATCTGATCAATATTTTCTTGATACGGTGGCAACTGTTTCGCAGGATGCATTTACTTTCTCTTCGGAAACGAGAGAGATCGTTGAAACCTCCAAGGAATATGAGCGCTATGTCTTAACAGAGAGTGGCGTTTCGCCGAGGGGTATTCCTGGCTGGGGAGCGGGAATAGTGGTTGTTGACAGTGATGAACATACCGAAGACGGACATCTCACCGAACGCCTCGACATGCGTGTCCTCATGATGGATAAGCGTCTCAAGAAGCTTGAGGGAATGATAGCTGATGTGCTATCCCCGGTATTGACTGGCAATAAAGATGCTGAAACCATGCTAGTCGGGTGGGGGTCTACCTTCGGTGCAATTGCGGAAGCGCTTGAAAAATCCGGACGAACAGATATTGCACATCTCCATTTTAGACAAGTGTATCCGCTGCCGGCGAATGTGAAAGAACTTTTCAAAAATGTCAAAAATATCGTGGTTATCGAGAATAACTATTCCGGTCAATTCGCGAGCCTTTTGGAGAAACATGGATTGCCGGTCTCCGAGCGAATGGTGAAATACGACGGTGAGCCGTTCTCAGTTGAGGAAATCGCAGAAAAAATAAAAAATCAGGAATAA
- a CDS encoding ferredoxin codes for MANVKDTAKPHGPITLKNGWTVEVDANTCIGAGPCVGVAQNTFVLDDAAKATILETCDQDDAETILNAARSCPVSAITVKNEKGEVIFPN; via the coding sequence ATGGCAAATGTCAAAGATACTGCAAAACCGCACGGACCGATTACCCTGAAGAACGGATGGACCGTCGAGGTCGATGCCAATACCTGTATCGGCGCCGGACCATGCGTTGGCGTTGCGCAGAATACATTTGTACTTGATGATGCCGCCAAAGCAACCATCCTCGAAACCTGTGACCAGGATGATGCCGAAACTATTTTGAATGCTGCGCGATCCTGCCCTGTCTCTGCGATCACCGTAAAGAACGAGAAGGGCGAGGTTATATTCCCGAATTAG
- a CDS encoding Rrf2 family transcriptional regulator translates to MKISRKASYGLSALVALARHPEGCSVHALAQEEHLPEDYLEKILQHLKRGGFVVSEKGARGGYALAKSPHSITSWDILETLDGGFEEAERPAFSGILSPCPVMTHCQTKSVWEQLESTVRNTLSRVTLADLVPHEARAQQPR, encoded by the coding sequence ATGAAAATATCTCGAAAGGCATCGTATGGACTGAGCGCACTTGTCGCTCTTGCTCGGCATCCGGAGGGTTGTTCGGTACACGCTCTTGCTCAAGAAGAACACCTTCCCGAAGACTACCTTGAGAAAATCCTTCAGCATCTGAAGCGAGGTGGCTTTGTCGTGTCCGAAAAAGGTGCGCGAGGTGGATATGCACTTGCCAAGTCTCCGCACAGCATCACCTCGTGGGACATACTCGAAACACTCGATGGCGGCTTTGAAGAAGCCGAGCGCCCCGCATTCTCAGGAATACTCTCTCCATGCCCCGTCATGACTCACTGTCAAACCAAGAGCGTTTGGGAACAGCTCGAAAGTACCGTTCGGAACACGCTTTCCCGGGTCACATTGGCTGATCTCGTACCGCACGAAGCTCGTGCGCAACAGCCCCGTTAA
- the sufB gene encoding Fe-S cluster assembly protein SufB, with product MEDASKKHGLDFDYSFGFSMPEVSSHKSGRGLNKKTVEEISRIKNEPEWMREFRLKSYETFKKKKLPAWGPDLSAIDFSDITYFLKATKDRSDSWESLPDEIKETYDRIGVPEAEKKFLSGVSAQYESEVVYESMNRELEKLGVIFCDMDTAVRKHPNIVRKYFGTLIPPQDNKFAALNSAVWSGGSFVYVPKGVTVQLPLQAYFRINAERFGQFERTLIIAEEGSFVHYTEGCTAPIYSTDSLHAAVVEVFVHKGARVRYTTVQNWSNNIYNLVTKRARAESNGVMEWVDCNIGSKVTMKYPSVYLVGDGAHGDMLSIALASNAQCQDAGSKMYHLAPNTTSRILSKSLSKNGGQTSYRGLVHIGKNARRAKTSVTCDAMMLDASSRSDTYPTMTIDRSDATVEHEATVEKIGEEKLFSLESRGIARSDAEGLLVNGFIEPIAREIPLEYSIELNRLIHFEMTKKVG from the coding sequence ATGGAAGATGCGTCTAAAAAACACGGGCTCGACTTCGACTATTCGTTCGGGTTTTCCATGCCGGAGGTTTCATCGCACAAATCGGGGCGCGGGCTCAACAAGAAAACGGTCGAGGAAATTTCTCGCATCAAAAATGAACCCGAGTGGATGCGAGAATTCCGACTGAAAAGCTACGAGACATTCAAAAAGAAAAAGCTCCCGGCATGGGGTCCGGATCTTTCGGCGATTGATTTCTCCGACATCACCTATTTTCTCAAAGCCACCAAAGACCGGTCTGATTCATGGGAATCACTCCCCGATGAAATCAAAGAGACCTATGACCGGATCGGCGTCCCCGAAGCGGAGAAGAAATTTCTTTCCGGCGTTTCAGCTCAATACGAATCCGAAGTGGTGTACGAGAGCATGAATCGCGAGCTGGAAAAACTCGGGGTCATTTTCTGCGATATGGATACGGCGGTTCGGAAACACCCCAATATCGTTCGGAAATACTTCGGTACGCTTATCCCGCCGCAAGACAACAAGTTTGCCGCGCTCAATTCCGCCGTTTGGTCGGGAGGCTCATTCGTCTATGTCCCGAAGGGGGTCACAGTACAACTCCCTCTTCAGGCATATTTCCGCATCAATGCCGAGCGGTTCGGGCAATTCGAGCGCACACTGATAATCGCCGAGGAAGGAAGCTTCGTACACTACACCGAAGGCTGTACCGCACCCATCTACTCGACGGATTCGCTCCATGCGGCCGTTGTTGAGGTGTTCGTTCACAAAGGCGCGCGTGTCCGCTACACCACCGTGCAAAACTGGAGCAACAACATCTACAACCTCGTCACCAAGCGCGCTCGCGCCGAATCAAACGGGGTTATGGAATGGGTAGACTGTAATATCGGCAGCAAAGTGACCATGAAGTATCCGTCCGTCTATCTCGTCGGCGACGGCGCACACGGCGATATGCTCTCAATCGCACTTGCAAGCAACGCACAGTGCCAAGATGCCGGCAGCAAAATGTACCACCTCGCACCAAACACTACCTCGCGCATCCTCTCCAAATCCCTATCAAAAAACGGTGGACAGACATCCTATCGCGGGCTTGTGCATATCGGAAAGAACGCGCGCCGGGCAAAAACAAGCGTCACGTGTGACGCCATGATGCTCGACGCATCAAGTAGGAGCGATACCTACCCGACCATGACCATCGATCGAAGCGATGCCACCGTGGAGCACGAGGCCACTGTAGAAAAAATCGGCGAAGAGAAACTCTTCTCTCTGGAGTCGCGCGGGATTGCACGAAGCGACGCTGAAGGGCTCCTCGTGAACGGCTTCATCGAACCGATCGCCAGAGAGATTCCTCTCGAGTATTCCATCGAGCTCAATCGTCTCATACATTTCGAGATGACCAAGAAAGTCGGCTAA
- a CDS encoding ATP-binding cassette domain-containing protein codes for MLEIKHLTASIEEKTILNNISLSFQTGKTYALLGPNGSGKSTLASAVLGHPNIRVHDGSDIIWNTQSILSLSPDRRARLGIFGSFQSPPPLPGVSIFAFLRFALPTVSALDARKKVGEFAKELDIPAPLLHRGLHDGFSGGEKKKFEALIWAMLAPKIAFFDELDTGVDVDAQKIIGNFLKTHRTPEQTSVFITHSPAFLSILPPDKTFVMKNGGISRTGYGSLARKIIEEEGFEKKEEESEIEDGI; via the coding sequence ATGCTGGAAATCAAACACCTCACGGCATCAATAGAAGAGAAAACTATTCTCAATAATATCTCCCTTTCATTTCAAACCGGAAAAACCTACGCCCTTCTCGGACCAAACGGGTCGGGAAAGTCGACACTTGCAAGTGCCGTGCTCGGACACCCGAACATACGGGTACATGACGGATCCGACATCATCTGGAACACCCAATCAATACTCTCACTCTCTCCCGATCGGCGAGCACGACTCGGCATTTTCGGCTCTTTCCAGTCGCCACCTCCTTTGCCAGGCGTTTCTATTTTTGCATTTCTCCGATTCGCCCTTCCGACGGTAAGCGCTCTGGACGCTCGGAAAAAAGTAGGGGAATTCGCAAAAGAACTCGACATCCCCGCTCCGCTTCTGCATCGCGGTCTTCACGACGGATTCTCCGGTGGAGAAAAAAAGAAATTCGAAGCACTGATTTGGGCCATGCTCGCACCAAAGATCGCCTTTTTTGACGAACTCGATACCGGTGTCGATGTCGATGCGCAAAAGATTATCGGCAACTTTCTCAAAACTCATCGGACGCCCGAACAGACATCTGTCTTCATCACACACTCGCCCGCCTTTCTTTCAATCCTTCCTCCGGACAAGACATTTGTCATGAAAAACGGCGGCATATCCCGCACCGGCTATGGATCGCTCGCTCGAAAAATTATCGAAGAAGAAGGATTTGAGAAGAAGGAAGAGGAGAGTGAGATAGAAGATGGGATATAG
- a CDS encoding DUF59 domain-containing protein has product MPPKKPGKAAITRALKTILDPELFVSIVDLGLVYDIAVKDSAVKITMTLTTIGCPLFQTIENEVREKVSALPGVKSVEVELTFDPPWDPSRLSEHAKAELGME; this is encoded by the coding sequence ATGCCACCAAAGAAACCCGGCAAGGCCGCCATTACAAGAGCCCTCAAGACCATCCTTGATCCAGAGCTATTCGTATCAATTGTCGACTTGGGCCTCGTCTACGATATCGCCGTCAAAGACAGTGCTGTGAAAATTACCATGACACTCACCACCATCGGGTGTCCGCTTTTTCAAACCATCGAAAACGAAGTGAGAGAGAAAGTATCCGCGCTCCCGGGAGTAAAGTCAGTCGAGGTTGAACTCACTTTCGATCCCCCATGGGATCCATCTCGCCTTTCCGAACATGCCAAAGCGGAACTTGGCATGGAGTAG
- a CDS encoding sigma-70 family RNA polymerase sigma factor: MKSLKTKKTKSTKKAVVRPAKKKSVARPAKKPAKKSSPKQKPAKAKKPVSAKASLNRKAALEKKPTPTKQEREVKKQERESKRANAFEELLFRGRQRGFVTEDEIIHILPDIEQDLENLENLYEKFETSGVKVVDSNDMLKLETDKIGESFSDKKGKLKKKTKDAPSLMGGVDRPEEGSGDSSDLVQMYLKEIGRVPLISGQEEVRLAKAMEAGDASAKQRLTEANLRLVVSIAKKYVGRSHNLSLLDLVQEGNIGLFRAVEKFDFRKGFKFSTYATWWIRQAITRALADQSRTIRIPVHMVETINKYSQVTRRLVQELGREPLPEEIAVEMGVEVEKIRHIQKISQETVSLETSVGSDDDESVLGDFIEDTETIMPHQSAARKLLSGHIAEVLDELSPREQKILKIRFGLEDGIVHTLEEVGQEFGVTRERIRQIEAKALEKIRDHDIVKKLKDY; the protein is encoded by the coding sequence ATGAAGAGTCTCAAGACCAAGAAAACGAAATCGACCAAGAAAGCGGTTGTGCGCCCCGCAAAAAAGAAATCCGTGGCGAGACCAGCAAAAAAGCCGGCGAAGAAATCATCGCCAAAGCAAAAACCGGCAAAGGCAAAGAAGCCGGTGTCAGCAAAGGCTTCTTTAAATCGAAAGGCTGCTCTTGAGAAGAAGCCGACTCCTACCAAACAAGAGCGCGAAGTGAAGAAACAGGAACGGGAAAGCAAGCGAGCTAATGCGTTTGAAGAGTTGCTGTTTCGCGGACGTCAACGCGGCTTTGTGACGGAAGACGAAATCATACACATCCTGCCGGATATCGAGCAGGATTTGGAAAATCTCGAAAATCTCTACGAAAAATTCGAGACAAGTGGCGTCAAAGTCGTGGACTCAAACGACATGTTGAAGCTCGAGACTGACAAGATCGGCGAGTCATTCTCGGATAAGAAAGGAAAGTTGAAGAAGAAGACGAAAGATGCCCCGAGTCTCATGGGTGGCGTTGATCGTCCTGAAGAGGGCTCGGGCGATTCGTCGGATCTCGTACAGATGTATCTCAAAGAGATCGGCCGCGTGCCGCTTATCTCCGGACAAGAAGAAGTGCGACTTGCGAAAGCGATGGAGGCGGGCGATGCGTCTGCCAAACAGCGCCTGACCGAGGCTAATCTTCGTCTGGTGGTCTCGATTGCCAAGAAGTATGTCGGGCGTTCGCACAATCTTTCATTGCTTGATTTGGTGCAAGAGGGGAATATCGGGCTCTTTCGTGCCGTTGAGAAGTTCGACTTCCGTAAGGGTTTCAAATTTTCGACCTATGCGACCTGGTGGATTCGCCAGGCGATCACACGTGCGCTTGCTGATCAGTCGCGCACGATTCGCATCCCGGTCCACATGGTGGAGACGATCAATAAGTATTCCCAAGTGACTCGCCGTCTCGTGCAAGAGCTCGGTCGAGAGCCGCTTCCCGAGGAAATTGCCGTTGAGATGGGCGTTGAGGTAGAGAAAATCCGGCATATTCAGAAGATTTCTCAAGAAACCGTCTCGCTTGAGACGAGTGTCGGGTCGGACGATGATGAGAGTGTCTTGGGCGACTTCATCGAAGATACCGAGACGATTATGCCGCACCAGTCAGCGGCGCGGAAACTGCTTTCCGGACATATTGCCGAAGTCTTGGACGAGCTCTCGCCACGCGAGCAGAAGATTCTCAAGATTCGCTTCGGACTCGAAGACGGCATCGTGCATACGCTCGAAGAAGTCGGGCAAGAATTCGGCGTGACGCGCGAACGTATCCGCCAGATCGAGGCCAAAGCACTCGAAAAAATCCGCGATCATGATATTGTAAAGAAGCTCAAAGATTATTAA
- a CDS encoding SufD family Fe-S cluster assembly protein, translating to MQFFNLNHTPAKEIVLRLEPRVFFLWNESRQIEFSLARSGAVAHIFALFIGNRSDSFNLSVIQHHTKPDTQSHLTVLSILDGQARLSYSGLIRIEREAIRTDASQTNRNILLSEDARASSSPQLEILADDVSARHASATGTTQPESLFFLETRGIKLPGARQLLAEGAVRSFFDHMRAYTDDAEVDALEQAAFRQLTLHSRS from the coding sequence ATGCAATTCTTCAATCTCAACCATACGCCAGCCAAAGAGATTGTTCTCCGCCTCGAACCGAGAGTCTTTTTCCTGTGGAACGAATCGCGTCAGATAGAATTCTCTCTGGCACGTTCCGGCGCTGTCGCCCATATCTTCGCGCTTTTTATCGGAAACCGTTCCGATTCATTCAACCTGTCAGTTATCCAACACCACACAAAACCGGACACGCAATCACATCTTACCGTTCTCAGTATTCTCGACGGGCAGGCGCGACTCTCCTATAGCGGACTCATCCGTATCGAGCGCGAAGCGATTCGTACCGATGCATCACAAACGAACCGCAATATTCTCCTCTCCGAAGACGCGCGGGCCAGCTCTTCTCCTCAGCTCGAAATTCTCGCCGACGACGTATCCGCGCGACATGCGTCCGCAACCGGGACAACACAGCCCGAGTCACTGTTTTTCCTTGAAACACGCGGCATCAAACTACCGGGTGCTAGGCAGCTTCTTGCAGAGGGTGCCGTTCGGAGTTTCTTCGACCACATGCGCGCATACACCGATGATGCGGAAGTAGATGCTTTGGAGCAGGCAGCATTTCGGCAATTGACCCTTCATTCACGTTCATGA
- a CDS encoding 2-oxoacid ferredoxin oxidoreductase (catalyzes the coenzyme A-dependent decarboxylation of 2-oxoacids, such as pyruvate and 2-oxoglutarate): MEVGISSKSFDMPAETDIAWCPGCGNFPLLTIMKMALAELEIAPEKLVTVSGIGQAAKAPHYFKGNVFNGLHGRAFSPATAIKVANPELTVIVETGDGDAYGEGGNHFTHTIRRNPNITALIHNNMVYGLTKGQASPTSEVGMKTPVQVAGVILEPFNPIASAIALDCSFVARAFVGNVPQAKEIIKKAILHKGFALVDIFQPCTVFNKINTYQWFKEKTYELEKTHDTRDRIEAFRRAIETDRLPLGVFYENPDRRIFEDQLASHGKVHYKHQVNADKFRELIRSKV, from the coding sequence ATGGAAGTGGGAATTTCTTCAAAATCATTTGACATGCCAGCGGAAACCGATATCGCGTGGTGTCCGGGGTGTGGAAATTTTCCGCTTCTGACCATCATGAAAATGGCGCTTGCGGAATTGGAAATCGCGCCGGAGAAGCTTGTGACCGTATCCGGTATTGGACAGGCAGCGAAAGCGCCGCACTACTTCAAGGGGAATGTGTTCAATGGGCTGCATGGACGAGCTTTTTCTCCGGCGACGGCAATCAAAGTCGCGAATCCGGAGTTGACGGTGATTGTCGAAACCGGTGATGGTGATGCATATGGAGAGGGCGGGAACCATTTCACGCATACGATTCGACGAAATCCGAATATTACGGCGCTCATCCATAACAATATGGTCTATGGGCTGACAAAGGGGCAGGCTTCGCCTACATCGGAAGTGGGCATGAAAACGCCGGTGCAGGTTGCAGGGGTTATTCTCGAACCGTTCAATCCAATAGCCTCAGCAATCGCTCTGGACTGCTCGTTTGTGGCGCGGGCGTTTGTGGGCAATGTACCGCAAGCCAAAGAGATTATAAAGAAAGCGATTCTACATAAGGGTTTTGCATTGGTTGACATATTCCAACCATGCACGGTATTCAACAAGATCAATACGTATCAGTGGTTCAAGGAGAAGACCTATGAGCTCGAAAAGACGCATGATACGCGTGACCGTATCGAGGCATTTCGGCGCGCTATCGAGACGGATCGACTCCCGCTCGGCGTCTTCTATGAAAATCCCGATCGGCGTATATTTGAAGATCAACTGGCAAGTCATGGTAAAGTGCACTATAAGCACCAGGTGAATGCCGATAAGTTCCGAGAGTTGATACGAAGCAAAGTTTGA
- a CDS encoding iron-sulfur cluster assembly scaffold protein — protein sequence MSSNDLILDHYHHPRNSGSLQHATHHAETSNLSCGDSLAMDIIIKDDIIEEIGWTGNGCALSQASASVISEFIMGKSVSDMESLSKETVLSFLGIETLSPTRLRCALLSLETIKKTLEK from the coding sequence ATGAGCTCAAACGATCTCATTCTTGATCACTATCATCACCCGAGAAACTCCGGAAGTCTTCAGCACGCAACACATCACGCTGAGACCAGCAATCTCTCTTGCGGCGATTCGCTCGCCATGGACATCATCATAAAAGACGATATAATAGAGGAAATCGGATGGACAGGAAACGGCTGTGCCCTCTCACAAGCAAGCGCCTCAGTCATCTCGGAGTTTATAATGGGAAAATCAGTAAGTGACATGGAAAGCCTTTCAAAGGAAACCGTTCTTTCGTTTCTCGGCATCGAGACACTCTCCCCTACCCGCCTTCGTTGCGCCCTCCTCTCACTCGAAACCATAAAGAAAACTCTTGAAAAATAA